In Corticium candelabrum chromosome 1, ooCorCand1.1, whole genome shotgun sequence, the genomic stretch ctagaaacatcactacttgtgcagaattaatttgtgcaacAATAAGACCATGCTCAATAAGATCATGCGCAAgggaaaatatatgtggaatTTGTTTTGTGCGATGGACTTGTGATCGCACAAAATCGCACTAATTTTTCTCcccacaaatttcttctttcagggtaataataataataataataatagtatattttgtttcataccactacaggtacagtgctctaggccagacaagatacatacactaacaagtaaaaaATAGATAGTTATAGAAGAATAAACGTAGAagaatacacaaacataaattaaggtTTAATCCAGCTCTTAAAGTCCATGTTACTTGTAGAACAAGGCACTTACAAAGTATAATATGTAAATTATACTTTGTAAGTGCCTTGGAGTGCGCGAGGACTCGATTTGTTGCAACTGGTACACGTACACTGACTACAGTTGTGTTTTAGTCGAACACTCAGATCAACAAAAACCGAACCAGACCCTGTTGTAGAGATCTCGTCCACTAATGTTGCGCAGGCTACAGCTGCGGAATCGACACCAGACTTGAAAGAGTAACTGCCACTCGAACGCTCGTAATATACGCATCCACTCCTCTCCGTGTCAGAAGCGACAACCGTTAAcagagcaaacaagcaaagcgTCCACATCTTGTcagcagtcacgtgacaaaatcacgtgactcgAAATCAATCCGCCAGGATGGCAACTGGAAGCGGTTCTGGTGAGTTGGTAATTATCAGAATGTCATAATAGAGGGTAGTTGCACTTATCACTAAAATTATGTTCAACAGTGCCTCGCGCGAGGGACATCCACGTTTTACCGCACGACGCACGTGACAGACATTACTCGTGTCTGCAATTCAATTGCATGTTGGGCGCTTAGGTGTCTGGTGTGCTCGCCAAGTTGGATTGTGACGTGTGGTATCTGCACCGTTTGAGACAGACGGCGGTGTACGTGCTTGCGATACTCTTCTGTGCGGTAGCTAGTGTAGGGAGGCATGCGGGAGGACACACAGGCAAGTTGACGGGCAGACATGAAGTAGACATGCGAAGAagtggacagatagacaagctgacagacagacagacacatctagtgacagacagttagacaggCGCCTTCTAGTTTGtttttttttgaaattttgaaatAGTAATAGAGCTGCTCTAGCCTTACCATTTGTTTTGAGTTATGCGACTCATTTTGGGTCATTGTAGTAAATGGACATTGCCACGTGCTTGCTGCTTGTATTAGCCAGTGCAATCATTGAATGTGTTGGAGGCCgtcaggcggacagacagacagacaggcagacagacagacagacagaacaaattGGTATTTAGTTACATTTATTGTGCAGCCCATTATGGGTTTTTGGACCCTATGCTTTTAGGTTTGTTACCGTTAGACTGTTACCGTTAGACTGGAATAGTGATGATACCAggtttatgaaaatatatgtattcaacagacagacagacagacatatagtgTTCAAATGCATGCAACCTAATTTGATAAGTTTTAGAGACCtgtgtgggtctaattgatatataacggactttcgtatctatagcttgtaatagttcatatgtatgaaatataaagatttgacagacagacagacagacagacagacagacttacgCTTTGCTCTCACTGGAGCATATTATTTGTACAAATTCGTCTAATCAGTCTAACTGCATTAATAGGGGAGGCTGCGAAGTTGCAGCGGCATCTGGACCTGTTGCGACAAGAGTATGTCAAGCTGCAGCAAAAGCTGGCAGACTCAGAACAGAAATATGCTGAACTGGCTGCCGCATCAGGTCATCTGAGACAAGACCATTTTGTGTCTCGTCTGATGAGGACTGTAGAGGAGCTATTTGATAGGAAATTATACAGGTGGGTCGCACTCCTGTTTGATATttgcttcttgtttgttgatgttgacGATGGGTGCAGTGACATTAATATCAgcatggatggacagacgtTGTTTGGTCATCGATTTGTGTTGATTGCAAGAAGTGATCACTGGTGTGATGGCAATATCAATGATATTGAAGAGCTAGACCTCCCAGGTACTGCAATACTATGTCATgaatgcttaattaagtaattttattgtttaattaataaccaagTTTAAATaacaattgaatattataTCTTATTATTGCAAACAACTGTTATTGAAGGATCTGTGGTGTATGAATCCAAAGTAGTTGCAGGCAGTGGAAGTACTAAGAGTATGGTGATTGTTAGTATTAAGGCATTAAAGGCCATTCGTTCATGACTGTTGGCAATCAGTGGAATCAACTTTCATTAATCCATTAGTAACAATGTACTACAGCAAGTTTCAATCCAACTGTtgaaacacaaaagcaaatggATCTACAAAAGAATGTATATGAGACGCAGAGTGGTGTATGTATTTAGGTGGGACTTTCATGCAATGATCTGCATAATCTGGGCTATTATAGGAGGGACAGTTACCGAGAGGGTGGAtgtgttgttcttgttttgtGAGTATAATACTtgcttgtgtctgttttttatttgtttgatgttgtttgtagGTTTGAGTTATGATGTAGCGTATGCCATGATACGATGGGTTTACACGGACAAGTTGGAGTTGGGACCAGACAAGGATCAGGACTTTGTTGTGAAGTTACTAGCTGCAGCTGACAAATACCAACTTATGGGTTTGAAATTGAGGTGAAACGGACGGTTGtctgtgtgatgtgtgttgtaCTCATGATCAATACTTGGTCGTGATCAGTTTGGATGTTTGGTAACCaggttgtgtgttgttttgtgccTGCTTGTGTAGTTTATTCTTTTGGGaggcttgtctgtttgttaacgtgtttgtttgtttgtttgtttgtttgtttgtttgtctatgtgtgtttgcttgtttgtctgcttgctgcctgttgtgtgtctatctgtctgttgtctgtgtgtcagttctttgtctgtctgtctgtctgtctgtctgttgtctgtgtgtcagttctttgtctgtctgtctgtctgtctgttgtctgtctgtctgttgtttgtctgtctgtctgtctattgtctgtctgtctgtctgtctattgtctgtctgtctgttgtctgtctgtctgttgcttgtctgtctgttatctgtctgtctgttgcctgtctgtctatttgttgtctctgtttgttgcggctgtctgtttgtctccatttgtctgtttgtcttcattttttctgtttgtttttatttgttcgTCTTTCAATACAGTAATGTTGTTTTTCTAGATGCGAGAAACGGCTGATGTCAACTGTGACAGTTCGTAATTGTGTCAAACTCTTTCAATTAGCAACTGATTCCAAAGCCAATGAACTGCGAAAATATTGTCTAGAAATGATCAGTAATCACTGGGTTAGCAGCTAACTTACATAATCCTTCATGAGTTTTAACATAATTGCTGTTGTGTGCATTGTTAGGATGAGTTGGACACAGCAATGTTTGCTGACATGAGTGCACCTCTTCTGTATGAAATGTTTAAGGACAAGAGTCGTTATCCACTGCATCTAGCAATTAAGCATAAAAGAGAAGATGTGGAGTTTCTGTTCCTAATAGAGTTCAATTCAGAGGTATGAGATTACATGGATTgaatactggtgtgtgtgtgtgtgtgtgtgtgtgtgtgtgtgtgtgtgcgtgcgtgcgtgtgtgtgtgcgtgtgcgtgtctgtgtctgtgtgtctgtgtgtctgtgtgtccgtgtgtgtgtgtgtgtgtgtccatgtgtgtgtccgtgtgtgtgtgtccgtgtgtgtgtgtgtgtgtgtgtctgtgtgtgtgtgtgtctgtgtgtgtgtgtgtgtgtgtgtctgtgtgtctgtgtctgtgtctatgtctgtgtctgtgtgtgtctgtgtgtctgtctgtgtgtctgtctgtgtgtgtccgtgtgtgtgtgtgtgtccatgtgtgtgtgtgtgtgtgtgtgtgtgtgtgtgtgtgtgtgtccgtgtgtgtgtgtgtgtgtgtgtctccgtgtgtgtgtgtgtgtgtgtgtgtgtgtccgtgtctgtgtccgtgtccgtgtccgtgtccgtgtctgtgtccgtgtgtgtgtgtgtgtgtgtctgtgtgtgtgtgtctgtgttcgtgtgtgtgtgtgtgtgtgtgtgtgtgtgtctgtgtctgtgtctgtgtctgtgtgcctgtgtgtgtgtgtgtgtctgtgtctgtgtgtccgtgtgtgtccgtgtgtgtttgtgtgtgtgtgtgtgtgtgtgtgtgtgtgtgtccgtgtgtgtgtgtgtccgtgtgtgtgtgtgtgtgtgtgtgtgtgtgtgtgtgtgtgtgtgtgtgtgtgtgtatctgtgtgtgtgtgtatgtgtgtgtgtgtgtgtgtgtgtgtgtgtgtgtgtgtgttcgtgtgtgtgtgtgtgtgtgtgtgtttgtgtgtgtgtgtgtgtgtgtgtgtgtgtgtgtgtgtgtgtctgtgtgtctgtgtgtgtgtgtgtgtgtgtgtgtgtgtttgtgtgtgtgtgtgtgtgtgtgtgtgtgtgtgtgtctgtgtgtgtgtgtctgtgtgtgtgtgtctgtgtgtctgtgtgtgtgtgtctgtgtgtctgtgtgtgtccgtgtgtgtgtgtgtgtccaagtgtgtgtgtgtgtgtgtgtgtgtgtgtgtgtgtgtgtgtgtgtgtgtgtgtgtgtgtgtgtgtgtgtgtgtgtgtgtgtgtgtgtgtgtatctgtatctgtgtgtctgtgtgtgtgtatctgtatctgtgtgtctgtgtgtgtgtatctgtgtgtgtgtatctgtgtgtgtttgtgtgtgtctgtgtccgtgtgtgtgtgtgtgtgtgtgtgtgtgtgtgtgtgtgtgtgtctgtgtctgtgtctgtgtctgtgtctgtgtgtgtctatgtgtgtctgtgtgtgtctgtgtctgtgtgtgtctgtgtctgtgtgtgtccctgtgtgtgtgtgtgtgtgtgtgtgtgtgtgtgtgtgtgtttgtgtgtgtctgtgtctgtgtgtgtgtgtgtgtgtgtgtgtgtgtgtgtgtgtgtgtgtgtgtgtgtgtgtctgtgtctgtgtgtgtgtgtgtccccgtgtgtgtgtgtgtgtgtgtatgtgtttgtgtgtgcgtgtccgtgtgtgtgtgtgtgtgtgtgtgtgtgtgtgtgtgtgtgtgttttcttgtACTAACAAGTATTGCCATAGCTTCCaagcaaactaaatgaaaGAAATGAAAATGGAGAACTACCAATCTATCTTGCTCTGATCTCACACAATGAAAGTGTTGCATCTCAACTAGTCAGTCATGGCTGTAATATTGACATGCCAGACAGTGATGGTCGATGCTTGCTGCACGATGCTATTACAAGAGGAGACCATTTCTCTGCCACATTTTTGATCAAGAATGGAGCTGGTGTTAGCAAAGCAATCATTTCAACAAAGAAAACTCCACTTCACTTGGCAGCTTCATACAAAGTGCAGAACGACTCAAGCAGCTTTGATGACATGAAGGAAGTGATGAAGCTGTTGCTAGAGAAGGGAGCAAACCCAAATGCCCAAGATATGAATGGATAGTGAGTGATGACAACATTGGAGTGATTGTGTATTCTGTGTGTAAATAGTGTCTTTATTGTGTTCTAGCACTCCACTGCATCATGCTGTGTTATCTCGTAATTCATTAATGTTTGACCTACTGCTGCAGCAACCAAAGTATGTTTTGATGTATTGATCACTTCATAGGCTTTGTAAATTGAACCATATCATCATGTGATCTTGTATCCATTTACACAAGATCTAGTTGACTACAATTTATTGACCTTACAGAAACAAAGTGTGCAGAGTGGCAGCTGTCATTATTATAGATAAATAGATGTCAAGGACAGTTTTGTGGTTAAAAGCATCTTATAATGTCCTAAGAAGCACAGCAAAATTATTAGATGTCAGAAAAGAAATGTTAATGTTTTTGTGAGTGTGTACATGATGTTGTTAATCTGTTGATTTTTAATAAGCTTTATGGCATGACATTTTGTTTCTCGTGGTTTGCAGTAGACAATTAGATATGCATTTGTTCTTGTgtatttttatgtttatgtgctTGTAGTCTTAATCTTGAATTGCGAGATGACCAAAATCGCACCTTGTTGTGGCTTGCTTTGCTGATGGAAAGTGAATTAGAAAAATCAAGGGGCACATCATCATTTAATGATTCAAGCTATGCAAAGCAGCTGATGAATCGAGGAAGTAGCCCAGATGCTGTCAATCATCACACAGGGAACTCTCTTCTTCACATTTCAGCAGAAGAAGGGTTTGAAGCTGCAGGCATTTTTCTAGCATCACACGGTGCTGACCCAAACAGAATGAATCAACGAGGAGAAACTCCACTACATATAACTGCAGCTAAAGGTCTTGCACAACTCACTGCTGTCTTGCTGACTAAAGGTGGTAATCCTAATGCACAGATGCACAGAGATCCGTCTGTGTCATTGGATGTTGATGCCGATATGGAGGAACTGAGCAGCTTGACTGACAAAGTGAAATGTCTAAGTCGTGAGGACAGTATTGTTGGTACTGGTCTCTCACCAGTTCAGAGTGAAGATTTTCAAATCCAATTTGATCTTCCGCGGCCAAATGCAATAGCAATGACAAGCACAAATCCATTTGATTTCGGAGAAATGGCACAAGCAGTTGCTAGTTTGAATCCATTTGACTCACCTATCACTGCAAGGGCTTCTAATAATCCATTTGATTCACCTGTGACTTCTCCTGTTGTTGCTCAGCGTGAGAAACATGAAAGTAGAAATCTGTTACCAGACAAGAAGGAACCATTACCTATTCATCAATCTCAACAAACGCTTGATGGTGATCCTCGTATGGCAATGGTAAATCACTTGTCTACTGTTGTGAAGGGAATTCCGCGATTGCACAGTTCATGTAAGGCTCCATTGCATCTTGCAGtacaaaacaaacatcaaaaagTTGTTGAAGTACTCTTGCAGCACAAAGGTAATGACGTCTTGTTTTTCTATGTTTGTGAGTcaatatgtatatgtatgtttaCATGTTTCTTTATATGGCTTGTGTACCAGCTTGCTCTACAAGCCAATCTTTCCAATAGTTTATAAACCTACTGTTCTATTTTGTGAAACTGTATTGTTTACACTTTAAATTGTACGTATCATTAAAAGTGACAGCCAATAGCATTCATTCCTCTTTCTCTTACAGCGAATGCAAGTTCTCCTGGATATCTTGCATTAGATGTCAACATAATGGATGGAGAAGAACAATCAGCTCTTGGGTTGGCCTTGTGGACATCTCAACTAAATATTGCAGAAATGCTAGTTGCAGTAGGAGCAGATATTGAGTCACGAACACGCCAAGGCCTTACTCTTCTCCTGCAGGCAATCCTAAGACAGGATGCAGATAGTGCAGATTTTCTTCTTCAGAGGAATGCAGATTACAGTGCCAGGTAGATGAGACGAACAATCTTGATGATTTTGTTTTCTAATGGTCAATTTTTAGTGCCTTTGACATGTCAGCTTTGCAGCTGGCCATTCACCTTCATCTTCCACATGTTATGGAGGTGATTTGTAAACATGGTGCTGACATTAACAAGGTTGACCAGAATGGTGACCCACCACTTTGGGTAGCACTGAACAGCAAACAAGAAGACATAGCATCGATACTGGTGAGTTGTGTGGTAGAAACGGTTTGCATAGCCATAGAATTAAGTAGTTTTAGTAACTTTACAGCAACAGGCGATAAAGAGGTTATTTGTAAAGATCTAAGTTTCTGGAAGGCAATGTACTgtggcagtgtgtgtgtgtgtgtgtgtgtgtgtgtgtgtgtgtgtgtgtgtgtgtgtgtgtgtgtgtgtgcattcgtgtgtgtgtgtgtgtgtgtgcatgcgtgtgtgtgtgtgtgtgcatgtgtgtgtatgtgtgtgtgtgtgtgtgtgtgtgtgtgtgtgtgtgtgtgtgtgcacgagcgcatgtgtgtgtgtgtgtgtgtgtgtgcacgagcgcatgtgtgtgtgtgtgtgcacacgcgtgTGGGTGCAATGTGCATCTTGAAAAACATAAATAAGCATAGAGTTACTGATTTTAGctgacaaacataaacatatCAATTGCCTAAATTTTGTTTCTACCCATCTATTTTTAAACTTGGTTGGACGACATTTGTTTACAACAGATTCGAAATCGTTGTGATCCCAATGTCTGGCATTTGGCATCTGGTGGCTATATGCGCACTCTTCTTCATCGTGCTATTGAGATTAAAGACTCAGCAGCAGCCACCTTTCTTATCCAGCATGGAGCAGACTTCAACCAGCCTCGACAAATCAATCCAGTTCATGACACAACATCAAGCACTGTTCCCACACCAACACCGTCAGAGGCCACTGATGGTAGGTTGCCATTGCATATGGCAACTGCATCAGGTCTGGACTTAGTTGTACAGACACTAATGGAGCATAATGCAGATGTCAATGCAAAGGTTTGATTgtgttttttgtatttatgttATTGGTACTCTGTAGTCAAATTTGTGTAGGATTCTGCATGTCGAAGTCCAATGCATGTAgccattgttaacaaacatCACATGTGTATGCACCTCTTGATGAGTCATCCAAGTCTTGACTTGACTATTAGAGACAAAACTGGTAGCTCACCATTTGCTACCGCAATGGCTATTAGAGATAATGATGCTGCTAATACAATACTTTCTCGTGAACCAAATGCAGCACATCAGGTTGTTAAGCATCATTACATTTATTTCTTGCTAGATTTTATGTTTGATTTTTTATTGGAATAGATTGATTCTAAAGGATACAGTTTTATGCACACAGCCATACAACGCAATGATGTTGAAAGTGTGCTATTTCTTATGAGCGTTGGGGTTTCGGTGAATACTCGGCTGCAGAATGCTACT encodes the following:
- the LOC134178438 gene encoding rabankyrin-5-like, with the protein product MATGSGSGEAAKLQRHLDLLRQEYVKLQQKLADSEQKYAELAAASGHLRQDHFVSRLMRTVEELFDRKLYSDINISMDGQTLFGHRFVLIARSDHWCDGNINDIEELDLPGLSYDVAYAMIRWVYTDKLELGPDKDQDFVVKLLAAADKYQLMGLKLRCEKRLMSTVTVRNCVKLFQLATDSKANELRKYCLEMISNHWDELDTAMFADMSAPLLYEMFKDKSRYPLHLAIKHKREDVEFLFLIEFNSELPSKLNERNENGELPIYLALISHNESVASQLVSHGCNIDMPDSDGRCLLHDAITRGDHFSATFLIKNGAGVSKAIISTKKTPLHLAASYKVQNDSSSFDDMKEVMKLLLEKGANPNAQDMNGYTPLHHAVLSRNSLMFDLLLQQPNLNLELRDDQNRTLLWLALLMESELEKSRGTSSFNDSSYAKQLMNRGSSPDAVNHHTGNSLLHISAEEGFEAAGIFLASHGADPNRMNQRGETPLHITAAKGLAQLTAVLLTKGGNPNAQMHRDPSVSLDVDADMEELSSLTDKVKCLSREDSIVGTGLSPVQSEDFQIQFDLPRPNAIAMTSTNPFDFGEMAQAVASLNPFDSPITARASNNPFDSPVTSPVVAQREKHESRNLLPDKKEPLPIHQSQQTLDGDPRMAMVNHLSTVVKGIPRLHSSCKAPLHLAVQNKHQKVVEVLLQHKANASSPGYLALDVNIMDGEEQSALGLALWTSQLNIAEMLVAVGADIESRTRQGLTLLLQAILRQDADSADFLLQRNADYSASAFDMSALQLAIHLHLPHVMEVICKHGADINKVDQNGDPPLWVALNSKQEDIASILIRNRCDPNVWHLASGGYMRTLLHRAIEIKDSAAATFLIQHGADFNQPRQINPVHDTTSSTVPTPTPSEATDGRLPLHMATASGLDLVVQTLMEHNADVNAKDSACRSPMHVAIVNKHHMCMHLLMSHPSLDLTIRDKTGSSPFATAMAIRDNDAANTILSREPNAAHQIDSKGYSFMHTAIQRNDVESVLFLMSVGVSVNTRLQNATELTPLHMAVEGGSEIICRHLLLAGADVHATNHHKQTPLHIAASEGQAAILRILLENSGDPNALDDNLNNALHVGVYFGHLAVVKTLLIESDVDVRAVNMRGQTPLHMLGDHAKDNAAVIFETMIECAPSLNVNVQDAEGNTCLLLAYMNGASNLSRALIKAGAHAGIQNRQGMTIFNAQVATKMLLYRLLDMLPKEPEWLDGSTCQNCGVSFGIKTRKHHCRHCGRLLDSKCCSKQMPLIKFGLMKPVRVCNECWGVLTSANR